The following nucleotide sequence is from Podospora bellae-mahoneyi strain CBS 112042 chromosome 1 map unlocalized CBS112042p_1, whole genome shotgun sequence.
TTCGCGCACGTCAACcacctctttttttccctcgGTCGATGATGGGAACAGTCTTTCTGTACTGACATCATGTCTTGCTGAGAGCATGCTCTCGTAATTTTCGGACTTAGGAGATATTGCCCCTCTATCTTCGTGCCACGTTCCCAAGTCGTTTCTCGTTCCTCGTTTAGGTTTTCGTTTTCCCGTCCTTGGTTTCCCCATGGCCACACCGTATTTGCTGGCTTCCTCGATGGCCCCGCGCCGATCCCCATGGTCCGGCGCCCGTGGTGGACAAGCGGTACCTTAACAAGCAGGATTCCACCATGCTTGGCTTGGGAAGGACAAGAAAACGCACCGCAACGCGACAATCCTGCTGAGCTACGCAGTATTACACGACAGGTGCCGTCGCCAGGGACAGTGAGTGGCATGGCATGGTATGGCGAGGCTGGGCGACGTAAGCGGGGTGGCAGCCGCAGCACACTCGCATGCAATGTGCGATTGCAGCGCAGTCAGCCCGGTAACGTGGGGAGCCCTTTACCGTGCCGCCTGCCCCTGGCGGGAACGGGTAAGCCCCAGGCTAACGACACATCATTCATGCGATATAAAGTACAACCAGTTTCTAGGAAAACCACGGCTTTTCCGTTGTTTAATGAGTAAGTTGCCTTTTCAGCGTGTCCAATGGCTGAATTAATGAGCTCGTATGTTCATGGCAACAGTGCCACAGCAATACCGCAGACTACCCTACACCGAGGCCCGCCGAGGGCGTGCCTCTGACGCCTGGTGCTGCAAGCCAGTCTCTGGGCGCTGCGTGACTGACAGTTGCGGACAGGAGGAAACAGGCTAGCGAGAACCGAGCAGCCGTCATCCAATCTTGACAAATGAGAGTTGCAGCGCCCTCTTGTCACGACGTATCCCCAAAAGCACCGCGATACCGCCAGAAAACAGTCTCACGGACACTTCCGGGCGGAGACGGGTATTCCTCGTGGGCCGTCAGGGTAGTCCTTCCGTGACTCTGGGCGAGCCTGGTGACCCCTGAAGCGCGTGGTGTCTGGGTGCTGAAACACATCGCGAACCTTTCTTCAAACATCACAACACATGTCAGGGGAAGCCATGGGGGAAGCGGTGAGCTCCACTGACACGCCCTCATCAGCACTCTGCGCCAGCAGCGTCTCTCTTCCCCTCACACAAATCTTGCGCAAGAAAAGACGGCAATGGCCGTGACGTGAGGTGGTTGTCTGGGAGTTGGGCCCGCGAGACTATCCGAACCCAGTGGCTGGGCATCGCAAGCCCTTGCCCGTCACCGTTTTCGATGGAGATGCCCAGCATGCGGATATACTGCGGGAGAATTaaacctccttctctttcgAGCCCGAAAAACACGTGCAGATGTGCACACGCACGATATCGACCTGCCTCCTTCTGAAGCCTTTCATCATTCCGTCAAGGCGGACCCTGGTCAAGGAACCTGTCAGTTGATCGTCTTTGACAAATGATGGATGCAAGTCGGTCCTCATTTTCTGTAGATCGATCTTACCAAGATAGCGTACCACGATGTTGCCTTGCTATTGTTGATGAGTCTACTGTGGTCCAATGGCTAGTGTATTCGTGCAGCACGCTCCGTAACCCAAGAATCAACATGGATCGTTTCGGTGTGTGGTCTCGCCCATCCCATGTCTTATCACATGCTCATGTTCTAGACGCGAGGGGGTGGGGCGGTGACAACGCTCTCCAGATCGAGAGCATGCCGAGGGACGGAGGATGGCAGAGATGATGGCTTTCCTCTTTCGATGTCATGAGAATTGCCGGTTGTTCATTCTTGCGTTCTTGAACACTCTTTAGTGGCTGTGTGGTTATCGTTATCACAAATATCTGGGGAAGGCAGTCGGTAGGGCAGGGTGTACGGTACCGAGCAAAGCCGCTACAGTACAACGGGCTCCAAGTTTCTTCGATCTTGACCATTGATTACGTTGCAagcaaccctcccccccacagGATGGCCCATGTACCCACAGACTGTGCTCCGTTTATGAAACGGCCATCGAGTACATAAACGGTTAACGTAGGGCCCATCAATCAGTCAAAGAGCTCGCAAGCATGGTCTCTTCTTGGGCATGCTTGAGAATCATCGTCTGGCCCGACTGGATGTTCCACTCCCCCGAGCCTCATGGGACCTGCTGCAAAGAGAATCCATAGAGGGAGCCCCCAAGAGACGTCGGGGCAAGATGTGATGGCTAATCCAGTCTGGAGTAGCTTCGGCAGCTCCCAGGCACAGACGGCGGACGGCAGGCGATGTTGAATTTAAGGTTGGAGATCACGGATCCCAAGGCATTTCTTTTGCTCCCATCATGGCATCTCCCAGGCCCGTTGTAGAAGGAACTCCGGCGAGGCTGCGTCATTTCCGTAGGTACCGGCTTGGGACGCGGGGATGGCTTCTGCTAGGTGGCCGGCGACGGGAGCCATGCCACAGGGGGCCAAGAACAACGTTTTTTTTGCGGGCATCCTTCTTGAATGCTTCCACGCAGGGGTCGTCACGGAAGGCCCCGCACCAGCAGCCGTATTCGGGATTGCCATCTGAACATCTGCTGAACACACCCCACGACACCCCATGTCTGAGATGCATGAATATGCGATTTCGCTATGAGCCGCCGTGATCGTCGACATAATATGGCGATTGGGCCTTGGTGAAATGCATATGGCCGACCGGACATTCCGCAGTTACAGGAGGTGTCCAAGGAGATGGTTAGAAAATCATGTCATCGAGAGATTATAGAAGGCGGCATTCTCCGGCAACCAGCGGCTTGGATGCAGTCCCGAGCGGAAAAACGGTGCACCCGGCTCTTTCTTGATGGCTCGGTAGTTGGCCCCACCCTAACCTGGAACCTCCAGCGAACGCTAAGAGCAGGTCGTTGCCCCTCCTAAACCGGAGCATCCATCCATCGCCTGGAGTGCATGTCATCATTTCAAACAATTATCTACTTTGATAGAGCACACATCTCACTCAACAGTCACGGCACCTCAGATTCGTGGAAGCACACCAACCGAATCTCGGCACATTAACGCCCAAGCAGCAAGACCTCTACCTAGGCCACGAAACCCCGCCTTCAAAATGCGCGAAGTCGAcaacgccaacccctccatcctcaacgtCTCACAGCTTCCGAGCAGAAATCGGAAAGTGACTACACCGAGGCAGGGACCGGACTCCAAATGCGACAACATTGTCTATTCTAAGCGTCCATGGCTGTGTgggtcatcctcatcagagGATGAGGACCTCGAGGAGGAGTACGGCGAGGACCCTGTGGATGCCCAGGACATCTACGGTAAgcaccacacccacccctcaTTACTCAGTGCTTTTCGCATTGCATATACATCGTTGGCTAGTTTCGATTTCCTCTGTTTGGTTTGAATGCACATCAATGCCGCTTTGATGCTCAGTGTTTAAAATAGATCGTGTTGGCGATCAAGCAGCTGACGTTTCGCAGACCTTATTTCCCCAATATCAGACCCCGAACACCCTCATACTCTGGGGCAGCTCTCGGTGGTCCAACTACCTGACATCCACCTGACTCCTCCGCCGGCTGAGTGCCGAGGAGACAAACTGGTCACGGTCACTGTTGATCTGACACCTACCGTCAACCACTGCTCTCTTGCCACTGTCATCGGTTTGGCAGTGCGGTACCGGCTGGAGCAGACCCTGCCGCCCAACTACCGCTTTGATGTGAGAATGAAGGATGGCTCTCATGCCCAGGACGACCAAGTCAACAAGCAACTGGGTGACAAAGAGAGAGTCGCCGCAGCTCTGGAAAACGACACACTGAAAGGCATGCTCGACAAGATGCTCGAGACATGCGTGTAACTTGATGTGGACAATTCAAGGTCTCACACTTGCTGATGCGACTATATATTTTGTCGTGTTACGCCATCGACTTGCTACATAGCAGGCCATTCACCGAGGTCAACCTTCAGTCCAGCACAGGGGTGTCAGCACTGTCGGATTCAGACCCTGGATAGGCACACCCCTTCCCCGGTGCCTTGTTCGAAGCCCCTGTGCACGTCGCTTGCGATTGGCGGGACAATCTCGGGCTTGTGAtgctcctcccctcctccgcctaGAGCCCGCCCACTCGGGACAGTTCCAGGTTCTCTCCTGCGAGTCTTCTTGCGGCCCGTGGGGGAGCAAATTGATGAAGTTTGAACCAGGGGTCAGCCGGCGAACTGGCTTTTCGACATCGACACAGATCGCCTCTTCCCGTCTTTGATATATGCAATACACAATGTCTGGATGACGGATAATATTCTCTTCATCATGTTCAATGTGCCAAATATGCTCTGCTCTTTCAAAAAGCCATTGCAGTTGCACCAACAAGCCACGCCCAGCAAACCCCACACTGCGAATGAACTGCCCTCTCTAGAATCTCCATCCTTCAAGGGTTTGCTCGCCCAGTTAGAAGCGTCTTCTGGTCCGTGGAATCAACTCAGGTCCAGCCACATCTTGTCACGCAAGCCGCATCACGCCATGTACCTCAGACCCTTGTCCCTGAGGTTACTTGACTATTTTACCGACTTGGTAGACGCGTGTGCGTCAATATGTCTGTTTGCACTTCACTGGAGGGCAGCGGCGGCCAGAGTTACCTTGGGGGAGATTTCCCATGATCGGTTCCAAAGATTCCCACATCCCGAAGAAATGGTCCCCGAGATCCTAGTCTACCGGCGAACACCCTCCTTACAAGTGCTACCTATGTCCCACTTGTAGGAAACAACCCTCATTGTGAATGAGACAGTTGCCATTTCCTCAGAACAGGGCACCTCTTGACTTTAGGGCATCGGATGCACTGCTGTGTAGCAGGTGTTGACCTATTTACCTTCCCCTTACTCACACCGAAAGGATCATCTATGGTGGATGCATGCTGGCTGGGGTGTTATCAAGATTTATATTCGCTCCTATTTTCTTGATTTTAGTTATCAAACCATTGCAACGACATAACTGCCGCCAACTATTGCCGTTTGGTCTACTCATACCGGATATCATAACGCGTCTACATACACTCCTGCCATCACATGATTTTTGGCAAGGGAAGCAACTTACGTGACTAAGCGCTAGATGTTTCGAAGAGAATGTGGACAAGACGCCccggtttctttttttttttttttctcaaaCATGCTCGGTTatttttcctcctcaaacgGTCCGGGTGGCAGGATTAACGGCCCGCCGTTGTGAGCCTTGGCTACAGAAGCGCTAGTTCCACGAAACTTATTACAAATTCTCCTATCACAAAGCACAAATGGGAAATTCCGCGCGCAATAAAGACGTGCGGTGGAGTtagggggagagagaggcggTCTGGATCGTGTCATTAAATCAACCCGGGGGAATTCTAGCAAGCAAGCTAACACTAGAGAACTAACTGACGTGTTCGGTACCAAGAAGAGTATCTTGTTCAGAATGGTAGCGAGGTGAATGTATATCATGTTCACCTGTTGGAAAAACCCAAGCATGTGAATATCCCATTTCAccttatcatcatcatcaacaaaaaagaaacaagtTATCATCAGACGGACAGCTTGTCATCAGTCCGCAGCACATCCATGTCTCCCACGAAGGGCCCCATCTTGTCCACTATGTGCGTTGCAAGCGCCTAACAATGCAAAGGCACACCgttttctgtctttttgttttttgcgAGATGGCCCCAATACAACGCTTAACAGTTGAGATATCCCGCAAAAAGGACTCCACAACAAACATAACAAAAATCCTGCATATGTAAGGTATCTACGCCGGGGGAAGAATGCAACAAGGGGCTCCTCCTTCGGTAGAGTTTATcccttccaacccaaccccttcaGTTCTTTACATACCCACCTACCTATCTGGGCGGCGTACATAATCGACACAAACGAGGACCcctgggagagggaaaaTGCTGCAGTACACATAGACCCTGGCTGCaggtaggggagggaggttatATGCCAgcgggggatgatgatgaacctGAGTCAAGAGAGGACAGACAGTGATAGTTTTCATGACGGGGGAAACATCATGGCGTCATATGGGGCTTGGGGTGCTCtggaagggaggggattCGTACCTTGAATGAGCAGTAGCTACGTGGGCGTAAAGGGCAGGTCACGAACAACATCAATCATCACACTCCACACTCACGAGTAGAAAGCGTATGTGCCTGACGGGATGCGATGGAAAACCTTCCTATGGCGTCATACTTCCCCTTCAACATTGACCAACTCTATCCGAGACAAAGCGAAAAACCGGGGAAGAAGCCTTTGGATGAGCATCCGAAGTTGGAAGGTGAGTAACACATCTACAGCGTGGGGGGTTCTAAAACGCAAAGAATTATTTGCACAGCATAAGATGGCAGTAGCAATCAGACAACAACACAGTGGGCAAGTTATGTCAAGAGTACCGACCTGACTGCAACTCCCCGGTGGTACATGGGAACAAAAACGGCAGTTGAAACTATCatacaaccccccccttcacatGTGTAAAACATGGGACATACAAAGCCATACGCCAGTTAAGTAAACACAAAAACCCCTCCCATGCATAAATTCTGGAATAGAAAGAGAAGCAGATATCCCCCGATAAAGGGCCTGATAATGCGAATTGATAACCCGATGTAGTGTGTCTTGTTTATAACAACACGAAACAAACAAGACAGACTCCTCGATGCTTAAGGTACCAAGAAGCCGTAGATAGCAATTCAATATCTGCACCACAGCAAAGAAACCAGAACCAAACCCGAATGCAGTAGTTATGAAAGCCTGCTTacaaacctctcccccggGAACCCGGCAGCCATGTGCACAGAAGAAGATAAAGCAACAAAATAAATTAATTGCCCTCCCACTTTCGTGCCTTGCATAACCGCCCGGAGACACTCGCCACACAcatccacaacaacacatcGAACCTCCACtctcccatcaaccccaaagaAGATCTAGAACAATTCATAGGAGCAAAACCCCCGGAGAGGACCAACCTCCAACTACCGAGTTGTTTTAGTCGGATGCTCCGAGGCAGACCAGCTGTGAGAGTTGGTGCAACAACTGGCAGGCTTCAGACCTCGTAGAATCACCAGCAGAAATTCAAGTGATGATAACACTTCCTTCCCTCTGATTACTTTTCCCATTGTCAGGTCTCTATATACAGAGGTAGAACCACCCACAAAACACCGTAATACCTAACATAATACAACAATTCTAAACCTTGACCTAGACCAACCCTTCTCAAGGGGAATCTCAAGCCTCCCCCAAAGTCCCACTCCCCACCAAACTCTCATaaaactccctctccaaaaactTAGCCACACTCACATCCTCactcaaccccttcctcctcctagTCTTGAGCACAAAATCCCTCGCCGTCGCCTGCGCGCTTGCCATCTGCAGCGGCCTCGTAACCTGCTCCTTGTCCAACGGATCCCCCGGCACCATATTCCACCGGTCAaacaccaagctcaccatcGCCTGCCCCGGCGTGTTGATCCTCAGATCCGTCTCAAATCCAAAACTATCAATCACCGGTATCAACCCATTGACCCTATAAAGCGGCGTGCCCGCGATGGGCCCATCCGACAAAACatggcccctcctcctggccAAAATGTTGTACACCATCGACACCGAGTCCTGAGGTCCAGTCATCGAGACCGAGTAGAGCGGCTCCATCAGCCTGGGGGAGGCCATCAAAAAGGACGAGTAGCACGCCCTGCGGGCCGTGGGGATGAtctggccgccgccgcggaAGATGGTTTCCTGCGCCAGGGCAACGTCGATGAGGCGGAACTTGGTGTTGCGAATTGCTGAGGAGATAACCAAATTAGCATGTGAAggaaagggttagggtcaaTGACGGGAAACAAAGTATGAGGTTGCATGACTGTGCCATTGTCAAGCATGCAAGACTCCCAGCCCGGtgaccccccccccctccccctccccctcccccacagaTTCCTTCACTCCATACCTGCCGTTGTCAACAACAGGCGaggcaaagcaaagcaaggAACACTCTGGGGAAGAAACTCTCCATGTCCTGCCAGGGAGGCGTCCATAACATGCATGCATGCATTTCCATCCCCTCCGTGAAATTCTGATTTGAGCAGGTGGTCAAACCAGGCAAAGCCACACCCCCTCATGCACGGCAACCGCCATGGGGTGGCCACCAGAAAAATGATAGGTACGCTTGTACCCTTCTGCCTGCACTGCAGGAACATATGCACAAGAAGACCGGAATGAAACAGAAAGGGTAGTAGTAACCATATCGAAAAGGATTTCAAACTCACGTTCTTCGCATAGTGGGCCTTCTCGGGTGGCCCAAGCAAAACCCTGACGAATCGACTCCTTCACCGTGGCTAATCGTTTCTTGTCGAcctggaaagagaaaaaaagatctGTCAGTCTACTGCTGGGTGGTGCGGTAAAAGGGGGAGAAAAAGGCCCGATTTGGGCGATCCGGGGAAAAGCCTCGGCAAACTGGGGTGCCGGAGTGAATGACGCGGAGGAGGCGTGTTGCAATAATgacaggaaaaaaaaaagaaaaactcACCTCTCCTGGCAATGTGTCGTCTTGGAGAATATTTGGACCCATCTCTTCCGGTCCAAAGGCCCAGATGCTTCTGGCCGCCAAAAGGTCCCAGTCATACTTGTCGACGAAGAATTTGGCCGTCTTTCGAGGCGGGTCCCGTATCCTCACGGCCCCTGACTCGATGTCCTTTGCGATGCCATCATCTAATGGCTCGGCCaccatggtgatggtgtttttCTTGTTTGGTGTGATGGCATAGCACTTAGTGGCTGACATGTCCTGTACCGTCTCGCAGAATCGGACGACGGGATCCGATACTCTGACCTCCATGTCGGCGTAGAGACGGCGCAAGTCGTGCAGCACACAATCCATGTAGAGTTCACCGGTTCCGAGAATGATGTGTTCGCCagactcctccaccttcgtAGTCACCAAAGGATAGCTCTTGTTGATCTTTCGAATTCCGTCCAGCATCTTTGGCAGTTCCGATGGGTTGATGGGCTCCACCGCAACCTTCAGAACAGACTCGGTCAGGTGAGTGAGAGGCTTGAAGATGTAggcgtcttcgtcatcctcgaACTGCTTGGCGACAATCGTACCCGTCTTCACGATCGAATTGTCAACGCCGCCCAGCAAGACCCAGTTCCCAGCAGGGACTCCATCGGTTGGGATATTGTATCGAGTTTCGGCAATGAAGACCTCGGCTACTCTGGCCACGACCatgtcttcctcgtcgtcgatcGAGTAGCCCTCGCCCAATACCCGAACCTCGGTCCCTGGCTGAGCAATACCGCTCATCACTCTCCCAAAAGCATTGAAGCTCTTAGCATCAGCCGTGTTGAACAGCTTTGTGACATAGATGACCAGAGGTCCGTTTTGATCGCAAGCCTTCATCGACTCGGCAACTTTTGTGTCGAGAGGACCGGTGTAGTAGCgctcgagcttcttctgggCCGCCTCGGCTGGAGAAGGAATGTGCTCGCAGACCATATCAACGAACCCGGTCGATGGCCCAAAGAACTGCTCGCAAACCAGCTTCAACAGAACCTTGGGATCGGTCTTGTACTGGGAAGGCTTGAGTTGGATGCCAAGCTTCGCAAGAGTACCCTTGAGATCCTCCGGGCTCTCACTAATAGTGTGAGAATAGATCTTGTAGATAGGCTCGAGAATGAAGTTGACAAAGGACCGCTTAGCACCTTCATCGACGGGTTTCCTTGTGAAGCTCCGTTTCCGTGGGTTGAAGTAAACATCACCCCATAACCGTTTAGCGAACTCCTCGATGTTGACGCCTCCGAAGCTGTCGGAGTACATCTTGGCGAACGACTTCAGGGTAAAGCACCAGCCCATCGAAGTGCATGCAAACAGCACATTGCCTCTCTCTGGACTGACCCTCTTCGACTCGCCCTTGCCGGGGATCGTGTTCTCGATAACAGTGTTGACCTCTTCGATGACGTGCTTGAGCTTGTAGTAGGCGTCGTTGGGTGGCAGCTTCAGTTCGAGAACCAGGCGATCCATCTTGTTGACGATCAACGTGATCGGGATATCCTCGAGAACGGCATGTTTGATGATCTGCTCTGTGTTGACCTGAAcgccctccaccacatccaccaccaagcaaacACCGTCCACCAGCCGAAACGCCGCGGCAACCTCATCGACGAAATCCACATGGCCGGGTGTGTCGATAATGTTGACGAGATGGGACTTGcccttggtgttggggagaaCCAAGCTCATGGGC
It contains:
- a CDS encoding uncharacterized protein (COG:J; EggNog:ENOG503NVZK); translation: MDDDLYDEFGNFIGEAEASEEESEHGVDAGNYAYDDYPEEAPEATGQELMEIDGEHHRPVVALGGAEGRKLILATDDGPSNAVILHEDKQYYPTAAQVYGEGVETMVQEEDAQPLTQPIIAPVEQKKFSIEEADLPPVFFDRSFMTDLMNYPEQIRNVALAGHLHHGKTAFMDMLVLETHNINDRLEQRTGKKRDEQLRYTDVHVLERERGLSIKASPMSLVLPNTKGKSHLVNIIDTPGHVDFVDEVAAAFRLVDGVCLVVDVVEGVQVNTEQIIKHAVLEDIPITLIVNKMDRLVLELKLPPNDAYYKLKHVIEEVNTVIENTIPGKGESKRVSPERGNVLFACTSMGWCFTLKSFAKMYSDSFGGVNIEEFAKRLWGDVYFNPRKRSFTRKPVDEGAKRSFVNFILEPIYKIYSHTISESPEDLKGTLAKLGIQLKPSQYKTDPKVLLKLVCEQFFGPSTGFVDMVCEHIPSPAEAAQKKLERYYTGPLDTKVAESMKACDQNGPLVIYVTKLFNTADAKSFNAFGRVMSGIAQPGTEVRVLGEGYSIDDEEDMVVARVAEVFIAETRYNIPTDGVPAGNWVLLGGVDNSIVKTGTIVAKQFEDDEDAYIFKPLTHLTESVLKVAVEPINPSELPKMLDGIRKINKSYPLVTTKVEESGEHIILGTGELYMDCVLHDLRRLYADMEVRVSDPVVRFCETVQDMSATKCYAITPNKKNTITMVAEPLDDGIAKDIESGAVRIRDPPRKTAKFFVDKYDWDLLAARSIWAFGPEEMGPNILQDDTLPGEVDKKRLATVKESIRQGFAWATREGPLCEEPIRNTKFRLIDVALAQETIFRGGGQIIPTARRACYSSFLMASPRLMEPLYSVSMTGPQDSVSMVYNILARRRGHVLSDGPIAGTPLYRVNGLIPVIDSFGFETDLRINTPGQAMVSLVFDRWNMVPGDPLDKEQVTRPLQMASAQATARDFVLKTRRRKGLSEDVSVAKFLEREFYESLVGSGTLGEA
- a CDS encoding uncharacterized protein (BUSCO:EOG09264O3B; EggNog:ENOG503P312; COG:S), whose amino-acid sequence is MREVDNANPSILNVSQLPSRNRKVTTPRQGPDSKCDNIVYSKRPWLCGSSSSEDEDLEEEYGEDPVDAQDIYDLISPISDPEHPHTLGQLSVVQLPDIHLTPPPAECRGDKLVTVTVDLTPTVNHCSLATVIGLAVRYRLEQTLPPNYRFDVRMKDGSHAQDDQVNKQLGDKERVAAALENDTLKGMLDKMLETCV